From a region of the Acanthochromis polyacanthus isolate Apoly-LR-REF ecotype Palm Island chromosome 3, KAUST_Apoly_ChrSc, whole genome shotgun sequence genome:
- the rab11fip4b gene encoding rab11 family-interacting protein 4B isoform X1, protein MTSVDEGLAGGKREAADHGLPSLVNGGGEDDQVCPVIMCTRAFPDSVPESQLFPGEVEEPEEEVADEGRERESDRDSAVESTQGSDTSDGLTRLEDKEDALGDLFFPGEKCGQTTISVTSDLSTRSSASLNEEQFEDYGEGEEPDYTPSSPCPDDETRTNGYSDLGSSVPSSAGQTPRKVRHHYTGELMDVYCSQCSKKVNLLNDLEARLKNLKANSPNRKISSTAFGRQLLHNSNLSSSNGSTEDLFRDSIDSCDIDINEKVSSLEKKVAELENEILINGDVKSKLKQENTQLVHRVNELEELLKDQETRAEQNLQMELRRHREAYSKMERDKNTQIELLTNRVKQLEEENSDMTFNMCRLKSQTEKLDEEKQRMTDKLEDTSLRLKDEMDLYRKMMDKLRQNRQQFQKEKEAMQELIEDLRRELEHLQLYKLEAERPGRSRSSSSGLADFNSRTREVELEHEVKRLKQRFVSQDFLPPEIQHLVLSGAWLRPGLMENQKLREQNDELNGQILSLSLYEAKNLIATQTKAQSLAAEIDNASRDQLMEALKEQEEINLRLRQYMDKIILSILDHNPSILEIKN, encoded by the exons GGTGGTGAGGACGATCAGGTGTGTCCGGTCATCATGTGCACACGGGCCTTTCCTGACTCCGTCCCCGAGAGCCAGCTGTTCCCTGGAGAGGTGGAGGAGCCTGAGGAGGAGGTGGCAGACGAGGGCAGAGAGAGGGAGTCGGACAGAGACAGTGCTGTGGAAAGCACCCAGGGGTCAGACACCTCAGACGGGCTCACCAGACTCGAGGACAAGGAAGACGCACTGGGGGATCTTTTTTTCCCTGGGGAGAA GTGTGGTCAGACTACTATATCTGTGACATCTGATCTATCAACACGTTCCTCAGCTTCTCTGAACGAGGAGCAGTTTGAGGACTACGGAGAAGGAGAGGAACCGGACTACACTCCCAGCAGCCCCTGTCCGGACGACGAGACTCGTACCAACGGCTACTCCGACCTCGGCTCATCTGTACCCTCAAG tgcGGGCCAAACCCCTCGTAAGGTGCGTCACCATTATACTGGTGAACTCATGGATGTCTACTGTTCTCAGTGCAGCAAAAAGGTCAACTTGCTAAATGACCTGGAGGCTCGTCTCAAAAACCTCAAGGCTAATAG CCCCAACAGGAAAATCTCCAGCACTGCTTTTGGAAG GCAGCTGCTCCACAACAGCAACTTGAGTAGCAGCAACGGCAGTACAGAGGACCTTTTCAGAGACAGCATCGACTCTTGTGACATCGACATCAATGAGAAG GTGAGCTCCCTTGAGAAGAAGGTGGCAGAACTCGAGAATGAGATTCTGATCAACGGTGACGTCAAATCCAAGCtaaagcaggaaaacacacaactaGTACACAG GGTAAAtgagctggaggagctgctgaaagACCAAGAGACTCGTGCAGAGCAAAATCTGCAGATGGAGTTAAGACGACACAGAGAGGCCTACAGCAAGATGGAGAGAGACAAGAACACGCAGATAGAACTGCTGACCAACCG AGTtaagcagctggaggaggagaacagTGACATGACTTTTAACATGTGCCGACTGAAGTCACAGACAGAGAAACTGGACGAG GAGAAGCAAAGGATGACAGACAAGCTTGAAGATACCAGTCTGCGCCTGAAGGATGAGATGGACCTCTACAGGAAAATGATGGACAAACTgagacagaacagacagcagttCCAGAAAGAGAAGGAGGCCATGCAGGAG CTGATAGAAGACCTGCGTCGAGAGCTGGAACACTTGCAACTCTACAAGCTGGAGGCAGAGAGGCCTGGCCGAAGTCGCAGCTCTTCCTCTGGGCTTGCAGACTTCAACAGCAGGACCAGGGAGGTGGAGCTGGAGCATGAAGTCAAGAGGCTCAAGCAG CGATTCGTGTCCCAGGACTTTCTTCCCCCTGAAATCCAGCACCTGGTGTTGTCTGGGGCTTGGCTCCGTCctggtctgatg GAGAACCAGAAGCTGAGGGAGCAGAATGATGAGCTGAATGGTCAGATCCTTAGCCTTAGTCTGTATGAAGCCAAGAACCTGATTGCCACACAGACTAAGGCCCAGAGTCTAGCTGCTGAGATAGATAATGCCTCCAGGGACCAG TTGATGGAAGCCTTAAAGGAGCAGGAGGAAATCAACTTGCGTCTTCGACAGTACATGGACAAAATCATCCTGTCCATTCTGGACCACAACCCCTCCATTCTGGAGATCAAGAACTAG
- the rab11fip4b gene encoding rab11 family-interacting protein 4B isoform X2, producing the protein MTSVDEGLAGGKREAADHGLPSLVNGGGEDDQVCPVIMCTRAFPDSVPESQLFPGEVEEPEEEVADEGRERESDRDSAVESTQGSDTSDGLTRLEDKEDALGDLFFPGEKCGQTTISVTSDLSTRSSASLNEEQFEDYGEGEEPDYTPSSPCPDDETRTNGYSDLGSSVPSSAGQTPRKVRHHYTGELMDVYCSQCSKKVNLLNDLEARLKNLKANSPNRKISSTAFGRQLLHNSNLSSSNGSTEDLFRDSIDSCDIDINEKVSSLEKKVAELENEILINGDVKSKLKQENTQLVHRVNELEELLKDQETRAEQNLQMELRRHREAYSKMERDKNTQIELLTNRVKQLEEENSDMTFNMCRLKSQTEKLDEEKQRMTDKLEDTSLRLKDEMDLYRKMMDKLRQNRQQFQKEKEAMQELIEDLRRELEHLQLYKLEAERPGRSRSSSSGLADFNSRTREVELEHEVKRLKQENQKLREQNDELNGQILSLSLYEAKNLIATQTKAQSLAAEIDNASRDQLMEALKEQEEINLRLRQYMDKIILSILDHNPSILEIKN; encoded by the exons GGTGGTGAGGACGATCAGGTGTGTCCGGTCATCATGTGCACACGGGCCTTTCCTGACTCCGTCCCCGAGAGCCAGCTGTTCCCTGGAGAGGTGGAGGAGCCTGAGGAGGAGGTGGCAGACGAGGGCAGAGAGAGGGAGTCGGACAGAGACAGTGCTGTGGAAAGCACCCAGGGGTCAGACACCTCAGACGGGCTCACCAGACTCGAGGACAAGGAAGACGCACTGGGGGATCTTTTTTTCCCTGGGGAGAA GTGTGGTCAGACTACTATATCTGTGACATCTGATCTATCAACACGTTCCTCAGCTTCTCTGAACGAGGAGCAGTTTGAGGACTACGGAGAAGGAGAGGAACCGGACTACACTCCCAGCAGCCCCTGTCCGGACGACGAGACTCGTACCAACGGCTACTCCGACCTCGGCTCATCTGTACCCTCAAG tgcGGGCCAAACCCCTCGTAAGGTGCGTCACCATTATACTGGTGAACTCATGGATGTCTACTGTTCTCAGTGCAGCAAAAAGGTCAACTTGCTAAATGACCTGGAGGCTCGTCTCAAAAACCTCAAGGCTAATAG CCCCAACAGGAAAATCTCCAGCACTGCTTTTGGAAG GCAGCTGCTCCACAACAGCAACTTGAGTAGCAGCAACGGCAGTACAGAGGACCTTTTCAGAGACAGCATCGACTCTTGTGACATCGACATCAATGAGAAG GTGAGCTCCCTTGAGAAGAAGGTGGCAGAACTCGAGAATGAGATTCTGATCAACGGTGACGTCAAATCCAAGCtaaagcaggaaaacacacaactaGTACACAG GGTAAAtgagctggaggagctgctgaaagACCAAGAGACTCGTGCAGAGCAAAATCTGCAGATGGAGTTAAGACGACACAGAGAGGCCTACAGCAAGATGGAGAGAGACAAGAACACGCAGATAGAACTGCTGACCAACCG AGTtaagcagctggaggaggagaacagTGACATGACTTTTAACATGTGCCGACTGAAGTCACAGACAGAGAAACTGGACGAG GAGAAGCAAAGGATGACAGACAAGCTTGAAGATACCAGTCTGCGCCTGAAGGATGAGATGGACCTCTACAGGAAAATGATGGACAAACTgagacagaacagacagcagttCCAGAAAGAGAAGGAGGCCATGCAGGAG CTGATAGAAGACCTGCGTCGAGAGCTGGAACACTTGCAACTCTACAAGCTGGAGGCAGAGAGGCCTGGCCGAAGTCGCAGCTCTTCCTCTGGGCTTGCAGACTTCAACAGCAGGACCAGGGAGGTGGAGCTGGAGCATGAAGTCAAGAGGCTCAAGCAG GAGAACCAGAAGCTGAGGGAGCAGAATGATGAGCTGAATGGTCAGATCCTTAGCCTTAGTCTGTATGAAGCCAAGAACCTGATTGCCACACAGACTAAGGCCCAGAGTCTAGCTGCTGAGATAGATAATGCCTCCAGGGACCAG TTGATGGAAGCCTTAAAGGAGCAGGAGGAAATCAACTTGCGTCTTCGACAGTACATGGACAAAATCATCCTGTCCATTCTGGACCACAACCCCTCCATTCTGGAGATCAAGAACTAG